The nucleotide sequence CAATGATAACTTTCGCTGCTAGTCTACTGCCTTTAGGTGAAGGATGAAATCCATCTGATCCATAAAGTGAATAGTCTTTTTGGCTTTCGAAGTAATCTTTCCATACCTCTCCTACCGGGCATAAAATTGCGTCATTTTGAGTAGCTACTTCTCTATGATTTCTAATAACTCCATCAAATGTGTAATAATACGTTTGAGATGGCCAGACCATAAAAAAGACTAATTGAGTGCCGTTCTGCTTGCAAAGCATTTTTAGTGTTTTCCCACTTTCCAAAAGCATTCTTCTCCCTTCTTCTTGTGATGAAGGTCCCTGCTGCACAATTACATAGTCAAATTTTCCATTTCTTATACGCTTTTGTACTTCGCCATCCTTCAGGTGATCAACTAAAGCATAGTTTGGGTAAGCCAACATTGTATTTTTTAACTTAATCCCTCTGATCTTCGCTTCATTGCTGACAAGCTCTGGTAAATTGTTAGTGTAGGTAAGACTATTTCCTACAAAGAGGATTTTTTGAATCCCCTGAGCTAGACATCCTTCAAATAGGAACAAGTAGACTAACGATAAAAAAAAGTGTTTCATCTTTCAACCAAAACAATGGTAAAGTTGATGACCCTACATAACTAAACAGGCAATTGCCTTGACTAATAAGAATGCATCAAATCCATTTATATGATGTGCAAAAAAGATCATTCAAAATTGCATGACCTGACTCTTCAGAATCTATCAATGAATAATCTTTCTTAGCTAAGAGAATGAGTCTTAAATCACAATGCCAATCAAGGACTTACTCGAATAGCATTCCTTTTAAATCTGCTGGGGAGTAATTAATCGACTTTAAAGTTTTATTGTCTCCGACTCGATACACAAGCCACTTACCATCACGTTCTTCATAGAATGCATCTGTATCTTTTTCCGTTTTATAGTGATCCACTGTCTTTTTTGCCTCTTCCTCAGTTTCGCAGGCCTTACTCATATTGGATCGTTGAACCTCATTGAATAGCTTCCCAAATTTTTCACCCATTCCGAATTCTAAGATCGCTCCCGATAAAACATATTGAATATCACAAAGTGCATCTGCAATTTCTACGAGATCTTTATCGTCTATTGCTTCTTGGAGCTCCTTAAGCTCTTCAGCAATTAAGGATATACGCAACTTACACCTGTCTTCTGATGGAATCTGTGGTTCTTCAAGAACTGGATGGCGAAAGGTTTTATGAAATTCAGCTACTTGATTTAGTGGGTCAATCTTATCCATTGATGTCTTTTTCTTTTCTTATTGCTTTAGTTAAAAAATATACAAATCCTCCCATCACCATTGATAGGATTATGATCATACTTATGATTGCTCCAGTGCTCATGACTTTACAAATTTCTTGTATAGATATCCATTTAATATCAATCCAGCAATGATTACGATCCCCCACTGAGTGATCGTGGAAGCATTGCTATAAACTCCAAATAAATCCCATTGCCCTTCCTCATTAAACCATGTAGCACTGTAATCTTGAGACAGCCACCAATATATTAGGAAAACCCCTACAGCAATATTGGTGAATATCGCAAATCTGAAAAAGCTAGATGGAAGAATCATATCAGATCCTACATCGATATTTTGTTCTTTGAATTTCACAGGGTTATTCATAGCTACAGCAATCAATATGAATAGTCCAGTAACTATCAATCCTACACCCCAAACCCAATCCTGATTTGAGAAAAAATCCAAAGACCAGGCTGATGGGAATCCAAATACTACAAAGCAGACAATGACAATAACCAATGTATTCTTTTTGGTGATATTGAGATCCGCAACATTTTGAAGAAATAGCTCAATCATAGGAAGTAAAGAACTAAAAGCCGCAAC is from Marinobacter alexandrii and encodes:
- a CDS encoding SGNH/GDSL hydrolase family protein, encoding MKHFFLSLVYLFLFEGCLAQGIQKILFVGNSLTYTNNLPELVSNEAKIRGIKLKNTMLAYPNYALVDHLKDGEVQKRIRNGKFDYVIVQQGPSSQEEGRRMLLESGKTLKMLCKQNGTQLVFFMVWPSQTYYYTFDGVIRNHREVATQNDAILCPVGEVWKDYFESQKDYSLYGSDGFHPSPKGSRLAAKVIIDTIFGNE
- a CDS encoding nucleoside triphosphate pyrophosphohydrolase family protein, encoding MDKIDPLNQVAEFHKTFRHPVLEEPQIPSEDRCKLRISLIAEELKELQEAIDDKDLVEIADALCDIQYVLSGAILEFGMGEKFGKLFNEVQRSNMSKACETEEEAKKTVDHYKTEKDTDAFYEERDGKWLVYRVGDNKTLKSINYSPADLKGMLFE
- a CDS encoding MetS family NSS transporter small subunit — encoded protein: MSTGAIISMIIILSMVMGGFVYFLTKAIRKEKDING